The following are encoded in a window of Pygocentrus nattereri isolate fPygNat1 chromosome 5, fPygNat1.pri, whole genome shotgun sequence genomic DNA:
- the ckba gene encoding creatine kinase, brain a: MPFGNSHNQLKMKYSAEAEYPDLSKHNNHMAKVLTQAMYERLRGKQTPSGFTLDDVIQTGVDNPGHPFIMTVGCVAGDEETYEVFKELLDPVIEDRHGGYKPTDKHKTDLNPGNLKGGDDLDPNYVLSSRVRTGRSVRGFSLPPHCSRGERRAIEKLSVEALGALSGDLKGKYYALKNMTEAEQQQLIDDHFLFDKPVSPLLLASGMARDWPDARGIWHNDNKTFLVWVNEEDHLRVISMQKGGNMKEVFTRFCTGLTKIEELFKNKGHAFMWNEHLGYVLTCPSNLGTGLRGGVHVKLPNMSKHSKFEEILKRLRLQKRGTGGVDTAAVGGVFDISNADRLGFSEVALVQMVVDGVKLLIEMEKRLEKGQSIDDLIPAQK; the protein is encoded by the exons ATGCCTTTCGGAAACTCTCACAACCAGCTGAAGATGAAGTACTCGGCCGAGGCGGAATACCCGGACCTCAGCAAGCACAACAACCATATGGCCAAGGTGCTGACTCAGGCCATGTACGAGCGGCTGCGCGGCAAGCAGACACCCAGCGGCTTTACGTTGGATGATGTGATTCAGACCGGGGTAGATAACCCAG GCCACCCCTTTATTATGACGGTGGGCTGTGTGGCTGGAGATGAGGAGACGTATGAAGTGTTTAAGGAGCTGCTGGACCCGGTCATTGAGGACAGACATGGAGGTTACAAGcccacagacaaacacaaaactGACCTGAACCCAGGCAACCTTAAG GGTGGGGACGATCTGGACCCCAACTATGTGCTCAGCTCTCGTGTGCGAACTGGCAGGAGCGTACGTGGATTTAGCCTGCCGCCACACTGCAgtcgtggagagaggagagccATTGAAAAACTCTCTGTGGAAG CTTTGGGTGCCCTAAGTGGAGATCTGAAAGGCAAGTACTACGCTCTGAAGAATATGACTGAAGcagagcaacagcagctcatTGATGATCACTTCCTGTTTGACAAACCTGTGTCTCCTCTGCTGCTGGCCTCTGGGATGGCCCGTGATTGGCCCGATGCTAGGGGCATCTG GCACAACGACAACAAGACATTTCTGGTGTGGGTGAATGAGGAGGATCACTTGCGTGTCATCTCAATGCAGAAAGGTGGCAACATGAAGGAAGTCTTCACCCGTTTCTGTACAGGCCTTACCAAG ATCGAGGAGCTGTTTAAAAACAAGGGACATGCATTTATGTGGAATGAGCACCTTGGCTATGTCCTCACATGCCCATCTAACCTGGGAACAGGACTGCGTGGGGGAGTGCACGTCAAACTCCCCAACATGAGCAAGCACAGCAAGTTTGAGGAGATCCTCAAGAGACTACGACTGCAAAAACGTGGAACAG GTGGTGTGGATACTGCTGCAGTGGGTGGTGTATTTGATATCTCTAATGCTGACCGGCTGGGGTTCTCAGAAGTGGCGCTTgttcagatggttgtagatggAGTCAAACTGCTGATAGAGATGGAGAAGCGATTGGAAAAAGGCCAGTCCATTGATGACCTCATACCTGCCCAAAAGTGA